A genome region from Streptomyces antimycoticus includes the following:
- a CDS encoding response regulator, protein MPGLSGRVLVVDDNKVIRQLIRVNLELEGFEVVTAADGAECLEIVHQVRPDVITLDVVMPRLDGLHTASRLRADARTCHVPVAIISACTQYEMDSGKALGVDAFLAKPFEPVDLVELVRRLMRQGAAGAAAPGDAEPVVGPTG, encoded by the coding sequence GTGCCTGGCTTGTCCGGCCGGGTCCTTGTCGTCGACGACAACAAGGTCATCCGGCAGCTGATCAGGGTCAACCTCGAGCTGGAGGGCTTCGAGGTCGTGACCGCGGCCGATGGTGCCGAGTGCCTGGAGATCGTTCACCAGGTGCGGCCCGATGTGATCACTCTCGATGTCGTGATGCCCAGACTCGATGGGCTGCATACGGCGTCGAGGCTGCGCGCTGATGCTCGAACGTGTCATGTGCCCGTCGCGATCATCAGTGCGTGTACGCAGTACGAGATGGACAGCGGGAAGGCGCTGGGCGTCGATGCCTTCCTCGCGAAACCCTTCGAGCCCGTCGATCTTGTCGAGCTCGTGCGGAGGCTGATGCGGCAGGGGGCGGCCGGTGCGGCGGCTCCTGGTGATGCCGAGCCGGTTGTGGGGCCCACCGGGTAG
- the nrtL gene encoding ArgS-related anticodon-binding protein NrtL, with protein sequence MTPAQLSRTVLHTVRRAVEDDELCVAVPERVKVRTPPRPGCGDYATNVALLLARGARGEGDALVIAEVLRRRLVRAPGIARVDIAAPGFLNITLEGTSHAQLVRAVLSQGLRYGHGDALAGVSVPLGAGDEVRAALVAHVVRGLVDATGGVVVPGDGPVVRAVPVSGRDLLTRLGPDAARWALLRPAGHDLPDLDPAHLLSQREDNALFRVQYAHARTRALMRNAGQFGIIPEPQSEPQSEPQSEPPSESHDAPAEPGAYRHPAEAALLALLADYPRTLEAAARHRAPDRLARQLVALADGFFRFHDACPALPSGESGERKPSAVHRSRLALADAAGAVLAGGLHLLGISAPEHL encoded by the coding sequence GTGACTCCCGCCCAGCTCTCTCGCACTGTGCTGCACACCGTGCGTCGTGCCGTTGAGGACGACGAGCTGTGCGTTGCCGTGCCGGAGCGGGTGAAGGTGCGGACTCCTCCTCGGCCCGGGTGCGGGGATTACGCCACCAATGTCGCCCTGCTGCTGGCCAGGGGGGCCAGGGGTGAGGGGGATGCGCTCGTTATCGCCGAGGTTTTGCGGCGGCGGCTTGTTCGCGCTCCTGGGATCGCCCGCGTCGACATCGCCGCCCCCGGGTTCCTCAACATCACCCTCGAGGGCACCTCCCATGCTCAGCTTGTGCGGGCCGTCCTTTCCCAGGGGCTTCGCTACGGGCATGGGGATGCGCTCGCCGGGGTGTCGGTTCCGCTCGGGGCCGGTGATGAGGTCCGGGCCGCACTGGTCGCTCATGTGGTGCGGGGGCTTGTCGATGCCACCGGGGGAGTCGTCGTTCCTGGTGACGGGCCCGTCGTGCGGGCCGTTCCGGTCTCCGGGCGTGATCTGCTCACCCGCCTCGGGCCCGATGCCGCCCGCTGGGCGCTGCTCCGGCCCGCCGGGCATGATCTGCCCGATCTCGACCCCGCCCACCTGCTCTCCCAGCGCGAGGACAACGCCCTCTTCCGGGTTCAGTACGCCCACGCCCGCACCCGGGCCCTGATGCGGAACGCCGGCCAGTTCGGCATCATCCCCGAGCCCCAGTCCGAGCCCCAGTCCGAGCCTCAGTCCGAGCCCCCGTCCGAGTCCCACGACGCCCCCGCCGAGCCCGGCGCCTACCGCCACCCCGCCGAGGCCGCCCTGCTCGCTCTCCTCGCCGACTACCCCCGCACCCTCGAGGCCGCCGCCCGGCACCGTGCGCCCGATCGGCTCGCGCGGCAGCTCGTCGCCCTCGCCGATGGCTTCTTCCGGTTCCATGACGCCTGCCCGGCGCTCCCGTCCGGCGAGTCCGGCGAGCGCAAACCCTCGGCCGTCCACCGTTCCCGGCTGGCCCTCGCCGATGCCGCCGGGGCGGTGCTCGCCGGCGGCCTGCATCTGCTCGGCATCAGCGCACCCGAACATCTGTAA
- a CDS encoding homoserine dehydrogenase — protein MMRTRPLKVALLGCGVVGSEVARIMTTQADDLAARIGAPVELAGIAVRRPGRVREGVPAELVTTDATALVKRGDIDVVVEVIGGIEPARTLITTAFDHGASVVSANKALVAQDGAALHAAAEQRRADLYYEAAVAGAIPLVRPLRESLAGDKVNRVLGIVNGTTNFILDRMDGSGAGYSEALDEATALGYAEADPTADVEGFDAAAKAAILAGIAFHTRVTLDDVHREGITEVTAADIASAKRMGCTVKLLAICERAADGRSVTARVHPAMIPLSHPLASVREAYNAVFVEADAAGQLMFYGPGAGGSPTASAVLGDLVAACRNKLAEATGPGESAYSRLPVSPMGDVITRYHISLDVADKPGVLAQVATVFAEHGVSIDTVRQQGKDGEASLVVVTHRASDAALSSTVESLRRLDTVRDVASIMRVEGE, from the coding sequence ATGATGCGTACGCGTCCGCTGAAAGTGGCGCTGCTGGGCTGTGGAGTGGTCGGCTCAGAGGTGGCGCGCATCATGACGACGCAGGCGGACGATCTCGCGGCGCGCATCGGGGCCCCGGTCGAGCTGGCCGGGATCGCCGTGCGGCGCCCCGGCCGGGTCCGGGAAGGGGTGCCGGCGGAGCTGGTGACCACCGATGCCACGGCCCTGGTCAAACGCGGGGACATCGATGTGGTGGTCGAGGTCATCGGCGGGATCGAGCCCGCCCGCACCCTCATCACCACCGCCTTCGACCACGGCGCGAGCGTGGTGTCCGCGAACAAGGCGCTGGTCGCCCAGGACGGCGCCGCGCTGCACGCCGCGGCCGAGCAGCGCCGTGCGGACCTCTACTACGAGGCCGCGGTCGCGGGGGCGATCCCGCTGGTGCGGCCGCTGCGCGAGTCGCTCGCCGGCGACAAGGTCAACCGCGTCCTCGGCATCGTCAACGGCACCACCAACTTCATCCTGGACCGGATGGACGGCAGTGGCGCCGGCTACAGCGAGGCGCTGGACGAGGCCACGGCCCTGGGCTACGCCGAGGCCGATCCGACCGCCGACGTCGAGGGCTTCGACGCCGCCGCGAAGGCCGCGATCCTCGCCGGGATCGCCTTCCACACCCGGGTCACCCTCGACGATGTGCACCGCGAGGGCATCACCGAGGTGACCGCCGCCGACATCGCCTCCGCCAAGCGCATGGGCTGCACCGTCAAGCTGCTCGCGATCTGCGAGCGGGCCGCCGACGGCCGCTCGGTCACCGCGCGGGTGCATCCGGCGATGATTCCGCTGAGCCACCCCCTCGCCTCCGTCCGCGAGGCGTACAACGCGGTCTTCGTGGAGGCCGACGCCGCGGGGCAGCTGATGTTCTACGGACCGGGCGCGGGCGGTTCGCCGACCGCCTCGGCCGTCCTCGGCGACCTCGTCGCCGCCTGCCGCAACAAGCTGGCGGAGGCCACCGGACCAGGGGAGTCCGCGTACAGCAGGCTCCCGGTGAGCCCGATGGGCGATGTGATCACTCGCTACCACATCAGCCTGGACGTCGCCGACAAACCGGGAGTTCTCGCACAGGTCGCCACAGTCTTCGCCGAGCATGGCGTGTCCATCGATACGGTCCGCCAGCAGGGGAAGGACGGCGAGGCGTCCCTCGTCGTCGTGACCCACCGCGCGAGCGACGCCGCGCTGTCGTCGACCGTGGAGTCGCTCCGCCGGCTCGACACCGTCCGCGATGTCGCGAGCATCATGCGGGTCGAGGGCGAGTAG